One Meles meles chromosome 13, mMelMel3.1 paternal haplotype, whole genome shotgun sequence DNA segment encodes these proteins:
- the PRDX3 gene encoding thioredoxin-dependent peroxide reductase, mitochondrial — MAAALGRFLRASIARHVSAVPWGISASAALRPAASRRTCLTNVLWSGSGQAKFAFSTSSSCHAPAVTQQAPYFKGTAVVNGEFKDLTLDDFKGKYLVLFFYPLDFTFVCPTEIVAFSDKANEFHDVNCEVVAVSVDSHFTHLAWVNTPRKNGGLGHMNIALLSDLNKQISRDYGVLLEGPGIALRGLFIIDPNGVIKHLSVNDLPVGRSVEETLRLVKAFQFVETHGEVCPANWTPDSPTIKPHPAASKEYFEKVNQ, encoded by the exons ATGGCGGCTGCGTTGGGAAGATTTCTCCGGGCTTCG ATTGCCCGACATGTGAGTGCTGTTCCTTGGGGCATCTCTGCCTCTGCAGCCCTCAGACCCGCTGCTTCCCGAAGAACATGCCTGACAAATGTATTGTGGTCTGGTTCTGGTCAAGCAAAATTCGCTTTTAGCACCA GTTCGTCATGCCACGCTCCTGCCGTCACCCAGCAGGCGCCCTATTTTAAGGGCACCGCCGTTGTCAATGGAGAGTTCAAAGACCTAACCCTCGATGACTTTAAGGGGAAATATTTGGTGCTTTTCTTCTATCCTTTGGACTT cacCTTTGTGTGTCCTACAGAAATTGTTGCTTTTAGCGACAAAGCCAATGAATTTCACGACGTGAACTGTGAAGTTGTTGCAGTTTCAGTGGATTCCCACTTCACCCATCTTGCCTGGGTCAACACACCAAGGAAG AACGGCGGCTTGGGCCACATGAACATCGCACTCTTGTCAGATCTGAATAAACAGATTTCCCGAGACTATGGCGTGCTGTTGGAAGGCCCCGGAATTGCTCTGAG AGGCCTCTTCATCATTGACCCCAATGGCGTCATCAAGCACTTGAGTGTCAACGATCTCCCCGTGGGCCGAAGTGTGGAAGAGACCCTCCGCCTGGTGAAGGCGTTCCAGTTTGTGGAAACCCATGGAGAAGTCTGCCCAGCGAACTGGACCCCGGATTCTCCTACA ATCAAGCCACATCCAGCTGCTTCCAAAGAATACTTTGAGAAGGTGAATCAGTAG
- the SFXN4 gene encoding sideroflexin-4 isoform X2, producing the protein MEPNVRFWITERHSFIQRFLQWTELLDPTNLIVSIEKIEKSRQLLLTNEDAAIRDLENQRIKDAWKRSLSTVHPDSSKLIPVPFRPAAFLPFTAPMVFFSMLSVKSLKSLILPQVSFYTYTTMFNMFNGNASYNRRLYESLLLGTGVIASSSFFGLFPVLFQMRVNHVLLKRALPIIILTHVSGMNVVASRSLEPIRGIEVMDKEGNVMGYSRKAGTKAVKDTATSRIVLFGTSAFIPEVFSHFFVRTQFFRQYPWSLWTFKLSCTVLVMGLMVPLSFSLFPQMGRARL; encoded by the exons ATGGAGCCCAACGTGCGCTTCTGGATCACCGAACGTCAC TCTTTCATTCAGAGATTTCTTCAGTGGACAGAATTGTTGGATCCTACAAATTTGATCGTTTCAATT gaaaaaatagagaaatcaaGGCAACTATTGTTAACAAATGAAGATGCAGCCATCCGGGACTTGGAGAACCAAAGG aTAAAAGACGCCTGGAAGAGAAGTCTC TCAACAGTGCATCCTGACAGCAGCAAACTGATCCCTGTTCCTTTTCGACCTGCAG CTTTCCTACCTTTCACGGCGCCCATG gtaTTTTTCTCAATGCTGTCGGTAAAAAGTCTGAAGTCCCTGATTTTACCTCAG GTTTCCTTCTATACCTACACTACGATGTTCAACATGTTCAATGGAAATGCAAGTTAT AATCGTCGCCTGTATGAGAGTCTGTTACTAGGGACAGGAGTGATTGCGTCTTCCTCCTTTTTTGGa ttatttcctgttttgttccAGATGCGGGTGAATCACGTTTTGTTGAAAAGAGCCCTTCCCATCATCATTCTCA CCCACGTCAGTGGAATGAATGTTGTTGCCTCCCGAAGTCTGGAACCCATTCGAGGCATTGAAGTCATGGACAAAGAAGGCAATGTCATGGGCTATTCCAGAAAAGCCGGGACAAAG GCCGTGAAAGATACAGCGACGTCCAGGATAGTACTGTTCGGGACCTCTGCTTTCATCCCTGAAGTCTTCTCACACTTTTTTGTGAG GACCCAGTTTTTCCGGCAGTATCCGTGGTCATTATGGACCTTCAAGCTGTCTTGTACTGTCTTGGTGATGGGACTGATGGTGCCACTTTCTTTTAGTCTGTTCCCACAAATGGGACGG GCCCGTCTGTGA
- the SFXN4 gene encoding sideroflexin-4 isoform X1: MEPNVRFWITERHSFIQRFLQWTELLDPTNLIVSIEKIEKSRQLLLTNEDAAIRDLENQRIKDAWKRSLSTVHPDSSKLIPVPFRPAAFLPFTAPMVFFSMLSVKSLKSLILPQVSFYTYTTMFNMFNGNASYNRRLYESLLLGTGVIASSSFFGLFPVLFQMRVNHVLLKRALPIIILTHVSGMNVVASRSLEPIRGIEVMDKEGNVMGYSRKAGTKAVKDTATSRIVLFGTSAFIPEVFSHFFVRTQFFRQYPWSLWTFKLSCTVLVMGLMVPLSFSLFPQMGRIQCSELEKEIQSVTEETELFYNRGV, translated from the exons ATGGAGCCCAACGTGCGCTTCTGGATCACCGAACGTCAC TCTTTCATTCAGAGATTTCTTCAGTGGACAGAATTGTTGGATCCTACAAATTTGATCGTTTCAATT gaaaaaatagagaaatcaaGGCAACTATTGTTAACAAATGAAGATGCAGCCATCCGGGACTTGGAGAACCAAAGG aTAAAAGACGCCTGGAAGAGAAGTCTC TCAACAGTGCATCCTGACAGCAGCAAACTGATCCCTGTTCCTTTTCGACCTGCAG CTTTCCTACCTTTCACGGCGCCCATG gtaTTTTTCTCAATGCTGTCGGTAAAAAGTCTGAAGTCCCTGATTTTACCTCAG GTTTCCTTCTATACCTACACTACGATGTTCAACATGTTCAATGGAAATGCAAGTTAT AATCGTCGCCTGTATGAGAGTCTGTTACTAGGGACAGGAGTGATTGCGTCTTCCTCCTTTTTTGGa ttatttcctgttttgttccAGATGCGGGTGAATCACGTTTTGTTGAAAAGAGCCCTTCCCATCATCATTCTCA CCCACGTCAGTGGAATGAATGTTGTTGCCTCCCGAAGTCTGGAACCCATTCGAGGCATTGAAGTCATGGACAAAGAAGGCAATGTCATGGGCTATTCCAGAAAAGCCGGGACAAAG GCCGTGAAAGATACAGCGACGTCCAGGATAGTACTGTTCGGGACCTCTGCTTTCATCCCTGAAGTCTTCTCACACTTTTTTGTGAG GACCCAGTTTTTCCGGCAGTATCCGTGGTCATTATGGACCTTCAAGCTGTCTTGTACTGTCTTGGTGATGGGACTGATGGTGCCACTTTCTTTTAGTCTGTTCCCACAAATGGGACGG aTACAGTGCAGTGAGCTCGAAAAGGAAATTCAGTCTGTGACGGAAGAAACAGAACTCTTCTATAACAGAGGGGTATAG